The region TCTTCCGTATGATGCGCCGATTGTCTTCTTCGCTGTTAGAGCTGAGAGTaacaaaatcgaaagaaatcattcaTAAAGCCCAGAGCTAATGCCGTGCCATACGTACCATTCGCCGATACATTGAGAGTAGTTAATCAGTATCTCTAGCTGGGCTGCCGAATACGCGATGAATATGTAGAAAGGCCCGTCCAGTCCAGCAAACATGAGCGCAATGATGAATATCACGATCGATTGCATTATGTAGTTGACCAGATACCACGACAGCTGATTGTTGTCCACGAACGGAAGCGTAATGCCGAGCGGCGGTTCTTTGCGATCGAGCTCGTGTAAGTGGCCCGGAAAAACCACTATACTGGCACCCGCCAACATGTACTGAATGATCGTGTACCACACGAGCTTTCTGCGAGGATCTCTggatacttaaaaaaaaactttcccatCCTTTCCttaccaaaccaaacgatcACTTACCTAGCCAAACGGTGATACTTCTGACAAACCATTTCCTCCATCGTACCCTGCAGATGCGTACGATCGTTGAGCACCAGCTCGAGCATTCGGGCAATGCTTTTCCGCAGATAGATCAAGCGGTTCAGCTTGTAGAATATTTCCATCACCGAAAGGACGCACAGTGCACTCGAAACCACCACGTCCACATTGCTTCGACGTTGAATGGCGTTCACGGTTATGGCGCCCAGTATGATGAAGGCATTGATTTCGTGCGAGCAAAGCAGCACCCGGCTGGATTTGCTTACCAGAAAGTCTTTATCGAGAAAGCGCATCAGCGTTATCGTCTGAAGCGCTCGAACCATCCCATTCGCCTGATGATAGCTGGACTCCCGGGGGGCAAAGGCAGTTCTCAGTTTTGTGATGTACTCCATGATCTTAGGGCACTCGAGCGCAGGATGGATACTGGTATGCCGAAAGGCTGTGTACCTTGGCTTTATATAAGGGAAGGTTTCTTGAAGgcattcttccttcttccgttCGGCAGCAATCGCTCTCGCAATCGGTTTCTTCTGAATAACTTATTCGGATTAAATTGCTGAGATTCTTAGCTTGTGATGCTTAAACGTGTGTTACTATTCACATCAGCGTGTATCCACGAATCGATTGAGCGATCGATTCAATTTTTTTGCTATGAATGTTGAGATTTtcgagaatatttttttaggtttttttaatcaatcgcaGTTAAACTGGCAAGCATATTAATTAACGATTCAAAATTACGATTTCAATACTGTGGAGTGGTTTTTAGAAACCTTTTTCAACACTTTATCTGAACACTATTTACCAATGGAACAATAAAATACTAAGAATCTCTATCCGGTCGCGACAAATTCTATATTTAATCCATTATCGATATTCTATTCTAGAGTCCATCGCTGGCGATCCAAAACTACACTACAACCCAAGATTCAATTAAGTTTAGAACCATTTAGAACCAGCACCCTGCAGATCATTTATTTCCGgtctttttaatttaattccatCCGATTAGTTTTCcagcacgaacgcacgcaacTCCTAGATATGGTTAGTATCTCGCTCCATCTctgtggaaatgattttctttctcccaTTTTATTTCGCAAAATCCACGAGCACTAGCGATCTAATTAGAAAACCCAGAACTCTCCCCATACATCACGGGAGGCGGCGCATCAGTATGCTGTTGCTCGTTCCCGGTTCCCATTgccgcgtgtttttttttatttgttgttttccccccttttccctcggaAAATGAGCCCATCGCAACCGACAACgaggacaacgaggacgaggcaAATGTCCACATTGTCAACCATTACCAACCAtccgatggcggcggcgatggtgatggtgtttctCGCAGCGAACATTAAGCACTCAGCGCGACTCGGCGGACCAACGACCGAGCGACGGCGGGGCCCCCGGGATGAAAATAAAAGTTTGTGGGCGCCACGGTGACGTATCAAATCTTCTCCGGTCGCCAGCATggcgccaacgccaccaaccaaccaaccagctgctgTCCCTGCTGTCATCCGAGACCattgctttttgctttgtccGGGCTTTGAAATGGAGAACACGCGTTC is a window of Anopheles aquasalis chromosome 2, idAnoAquaMG_Q_19, whole genome shotgun sequence DNA encoding:
- the LOC126577412 gene encoding uncharacterized protein LOC126577412 gives rise to the protein MEYITKLRTAFAPRESSYHQANGMVRALQTITLMRFLDKDFLVSKSSRVLLCSHEINAFIILGAITVNAIQRRSNVDVVVSSALCVLSVMEIFYKLNRLIYLRKSIARMLELVLNDRTHLQGTMEEMVCQKYHRLARKLVWYTIIQYMLAGASIVVFPGHLHELDRKEPPLGITLPFVDNNQLSWYLVNYIMQSIVIFIIALMFAGLDGPFYIFIAYSAAQLEILINYSQCIGECSNSEEDNRRIIRKIFGVHTRLSSFLGKCSDLYRTIYLVQVVSSVLLICVALFHVQYNPSRSHSYGLVCTSVFKMWMFCYTGQLIVSKADEFNIAVTANRWYALGNRRDLRDVLFLQLNAQRHYGFSIGGFGYLCFETFTKIMKTAYSFYAFLQQVMD